A DNA window from Desulfurella sp. contains the following coding sequences:
- a CDS encoding flagellar hook-length control protein FliK, with amino-acid sequence DILSSLEELVNYQKEAKGDNSEKNTHLSKDDIIALLSLIQNIPNANFQSKESQNSKTASTIDNDALQKLSEPAINSKYSTQIAKENIDDKNAQLKDKSHIHKIAAQIEIEQKLTQSNTENSKLLDDKSQELKSNKPINLQNKTQQTQADQKENTSFKQILTTKINGIDENLTKEKTPTIKSPNAKPDAQTNNNQTKEDPLHTLKVAKDEQYNKALSDKPQLNGSTKINQNSKTKNISQAEAQSKPDTYSSKQTLEDTENKISSPKDQPKINYQNNTSNIQIKDIANSASQNKPQSENSQSQQNQPQEPQNKFTIDNKTLKTLFTMQNQPNTTQTQELQQKPLIEEKTLSQIKPDTLTNNQNQTQNLFNLQDIPSLQKTQNTLNANVTKQTYPINHIIEKIIELQNLKPPIIKTIQIQLNPPSLGQIDVKVSIDASKTLSASIHVDNQEVLNLLNNNLDTLKTTILQQGINVSQISVTSSNSSQQNLNQNQNQQNQAFSNFNQNFNQSDNGQNSFNQAFNQQKQQNYVFENNTKQIKRIFRKTNALLDISI; translated from the coding sequence GATATTTTAAGCTCGCTTGAAGAGTTAGTAAACTATCAAAAAGAAGCAAAAGGGGACAATTCAGAAAAAAACACGCATTTATCAAAAGATGACATAATTGCTTTACTTTCATTAATTCAAAATATCCCAAACGCTAATTTTCAAAGTAAAGAAAGTCAAAATTCCAAAACCGCAAGCACAATTGACAATGATGCCTTGCAAAAACTAAGTGAACCTGCGATTAACAGCAAATATTCAACTCAAATCGCTAAAGAAAACATTGACGATAAAAACGCACAATTAAAAGATAAATCACATATACATAAAATTGCCGCACAAATAGAAATTGAACAAAAATTAACTCAAAGCAACACAGAAAACTCAAAGCTTTTAGATGATAAATCCCAAGAACTAAAATCAAATAAACCAATTAATTTACAAAACAAAACACAACAAACCCAAGCAGACCAAAAAGAAAATACATCTTTTAAGCAAATCCTCACTACCAAAATAAATGGTATAGATGAAAATCTCACAAAAGAAAAAACGCCAACAATAAAATCACCTAATGCAAAGCCCGATGCCCAAACAAACAATAATCAAACAAAAGAAGATCCTTTGCATACGCTCAAGGTAGCTAAAGATGAACAATATAATAAAGCTTTATCGGATAAACCCCAATTGAATGGTAGCACAAAAATCAATCAAAATTCTAAGACAAAAAATATTTCTCAAGCCGAAGCTCAATCAAAACCAGATACATATAGTAGCAAACAAACATTAGAAGACACCGAAAATAAAATTTCATCACCAAAAGACCAGCCAAAAATTAATTATCAAAACAATACAAGCAACATACAAATCAAAGACATTGCAAATTCTGCATCTCAAAACAAACCCCAAAGCGAAAACTCTCAAAGCCAGCAAAACCAACCACAAGAACCGCAAAACAAATTTACAATAGATAATAAAACGCTAAAAACTCTATTTACAATGCAAAACCAGCCAAATACTACTCAAACACAAGAGCTTCAGCAAAAACCCTTAATTGAAGAAAAAACCCTAAGTCAGATTAAGCCAGATACACTAACAAACAATCAAAACCAAACTCAAAATCTATTTAATTTACAAGACATTCCAAGTCTTCAAAAAACACAAAACACTCTAAACGCAAATGTAACAAAACAAACATATCCAATTAATCACATTATTGAAAAAATAATAGAACTACAAAACTTAAAACCCCCCATTATAAAGACTATACAAATCCAGCTAAACCCACCATCGTTGGGTCAAATTGATGTAAAAGTATCCATTGACGCTTCAAAAACCCTAAGCGCAAGCATTCATGTAGATAATCAAGAGGTATTAAACCTTTTAAACAACAATCTTGATACACTTAAAACTACAATTTTACAGCAAGGTATCAATGTTTCTCAAATAAGCGTAACTTCAAGTAATTCAAGCCAGCAAAACTTAAATCAAAACCAAAACCAACAAAACCAAGCATTTTCTAATTTTAACCAAAACTTTAACCAATCTGACAATGGTCAAAATTCTTTTAATCAAGCTTTTAACCAGCAAAAACAGCAAAATTATGTTTTTGAAAATAACACAAAGCAAATAAAGCGCATATTTAGAAAAACAAATGCGCTTTTAGACATTAGCATTTAA
- a CDS encoding flagellar hook capping FlgD N-terminal domain-containing protein produces the protein MSIVASPTTLTPASSSSQINNPKNTITQDGFLKLLIAQLQNQDPMNPLSSDQFITENTMFSQLQQLINMNQALSKLSNQSQTNAYAASLLGKNILTNTTTIT, from the coding sequence ATGAGTATAGTAGCATCGCCTACAACACTAACGCCAGCATCAAGCTCATCGCAGATAAACAATCCAAAAAATACTATAACACAGGATGGTTTTTTAAAATTGCTAATAGCTCAACTTCAAAATCAAGACCCAATGAACCCACTTTCAAGCGATCAGTTTATAACAGAAAATACAATGTTTTCTCAACTACAACAGCTTATAAATATGAATCAAGCACTAAGCAAACTCTCAAACCAGAGCCAGACAAACGCCTATGCCGCATCACTTTTGGGTAAAAACATTCTAACAAACACAACTACCATAACA